The DNA segment TCGGCGGTGGCGGCGGCCTGCCCCAGCAGATGTTCGGGTCGCGCACCATGACGACGGCCCTGCACAAGATGACGGTCTACCTGGCGGTCGGTTTTTTTCTCACCTCTGCGATCCTGTTCATCCTGACCGCCGATCGGTCGGCGAACCGTTCCGTGATCGGCGACGCCCTCGATGAAGGCACCTTGACCAGCGACGTGACCTTGCCGACTTCCGATGCGTCTCCGCTGACGGAGACGGGGACCGACGCCGGCGTGCTGGAAGAGCCTCAGGGCAGTGCTGCCGAACAGGACGACGGACAGTAGGAAGCGCTCCGGAGATTCTTGCTCGGGTGGTGGAACAGGTAGACACGCTATCTTGAGGGGGTAGTGGCCACAAGCCGTGCGGGTTCAAGTCCCGC comes from the bacterium genome and includes:
- the secG gene encoding preprotein translocase subunit SecG, with product MLYVFFMILHVIICLLLVVVVLMQSSKGGGLAGAFGGGGGLPQQMFGSRTMTTALHKMTVYLAVGFFLTSAILFILTADRSANRSVIGDALDEGTLTSDVTLPTSDASPLTETGTDAGVLEEPQGSAAEQDDGQ